CGCATACCGGAACCCCATGACATAGGCGGTGCCCAGACCCAGCTTCCGCTCCCGCCGGATCAGCTTCACCCGCGGGTTCTGCCGGGAAATTGCCTCAACAATGTCACCCGTTTTATCCGGAGAGTTATCGTCAATGACCAGAATATCCAGCTCCGGCGACTGCGCCAGCACCACCGGGATGATCTTTTCAATGTTTTCGGCCTCATTATAGGTGGGCATGATCACCAGTCCGCGTGCCACGGTCTTATGATAAAAACCTGATAAAATATGTCAACTGTGCGTTGCCGTCGGCTATTCAGCAAGTTCCCGGGTCAGCCGTGCCGGCGAACGGCGGAAGATACCCAGCCCGGCAAGGGCACTGCCCGCAAAGGTGGCAGTCAGGCCGGGTAAAAATCCGATAAAAAATGTCCTGCCGGCAATCCGTGCCCGTAGCACATCCTCCATCACCACCGAGGCATTGCGCATCATCCCGCTGATGTCCAGACCATGGGTCTGCAGATACCAGCTGGCACCCAGTCCCAGCAGTGTGCCCAGCAACGACCCGGCGCTGCCGATAAAAAACGCCTCACTCAGCAGCGAACCGTAGAGATGCAGTTTGGTCTCACCCAGCGCCAGCCGGATCCCGATCTCCTGATACCGGCGCAAGGAGTTCAAAAGCCCCGCATTCAGCAGCACTACCGCCATCGCCAGCACGAAAATGAACACCACCAGACCGGTCGCCGCGCTGATCAGCTCAATCAGCGAACCGAATCCGGCAGCGTCCCGCAGCGCCTGCATAACGGGCGCACTTCGCTCCTCACTGCCCGCCGGCAGGAGATTAAAACTGCGGGCGAGCGCCACCGCCCGGTGGTCATCATAAAAACCGTGACGAAAGAACCCCAGCAGTTCGGTTGCCTGGTGCCCGGCACCAAGCAATGCCTGAACCTCACCAATATCTGCCACCAGCAGCTGCCGGTCCAGTGCAGACACCCCAAAGCGGATAATGCCCGCAACCGCCAGCCGCAGCTCGGTCAGCTCACCATCAGCCCGGGTGGTAACGATCACCACCGTATCTCCCGGAACCACACCCAGCTGCTGCGCCAGCCGGAAACCCAGCCCGGCACCACCTTCTTCCGGCAGACCGCCCGCCACCAGCCCGAGGTCGAGCCGGAGCCGTTTCCGCTCCGGACCCTCAGGAGTCAGGTCCATACCCAGCCCGGTGAACGGTATGCCCGGAAGTCCGGTCTTGTTGCTGCGGATGACTCCGGAAAACCGGAGCCGGGGATGCCAGCTGATCTCCGGATACCGCTGACTCAGGCTGAAAACCAGACTGTCAATATCCTTCAGGGTGAATCTGAGACTGTGCCGGTTTCCCAGTTCAGCCTGTGCCCGGGTCACAACCCGCAGATGACCCGTTGCCAGACGGGCGGTTGCGGCAAAGATGCTGTCCTGTGCCCCGCGCAGATAGGCATCAAGAAAAACCGCCAGCGCCACGCCGACGGTCACGACCACCAAGGGAAAAAGGCTCCGGCTCCGGTCCCGCAGTATCCCCTTAATGACAAACCAGCTCATCCCCACCTGCCGCGCAGGGCATCGGTCGGCTTCAGCCTGGCAATCCGCCGGGCAGGCAGCCAGGCGACAAATGCGGCCGAAATCAGTACCAGCAGTGTCGTGCCGATAATCAGCCCGGAGGAGTAGACCGGATACATCCGTTCCTCAAGGGCAAACCCCCAGGAACTGCCACCCGGAAATGAAATTCCGTGCCGGTTCAGATAGACAAAAAGCGGCAGACCGTAAACCGCACCGAACAGTGCGGCAAACACCCCGTAAAGAGCACCCTCAAGGGTGAACAGCGCCACCACCTGACCTCTGGTCATCCCCAATGCCACCAGTGTGCCGATCTCCCGGCGCCGGCGGAAGATGGCAAACACCTGGGTATCAAAGATTGCCAGCAGTGCCAGCAGAAAAAGCACAACAAAGAATACCGACTGCCCGACAGTTTTCGTGCCGATCATCTGCCGCAGATCAGAAAGCAGCACCGCCGGGGACTGAAAAACCCAGCCGGAAACTGCGGGCAGCTTGTGCTGCGGATAGCCCTGCCGGACCGTGACCAGTGTTGCCTGTCCCTCGAGACCGGCAAGTTCTGCCAGCCGGTCCAGCGGCAGCCACAGCTGCCCCTCATCAACTGTCGCCACCGGCGTACTCATCACCGCAACAACCCTGCCCCGGACTTCAACCGTCTGTCCCGCTGCATCCAGCAGCTGAATCTGCACTGTATCGCCCGCACTTACCCCGAGCATCTGTGCCATCCGCATACCGGTCACCACCGGCATCGTCCCGTTGCCACTGTCCAGACCGGCACTCGGGATTTTCACCACCTGCTGCCAGGGCACAATACCCTTCAGCAACACCGGCATCACCCCTCCGGGATACCGGACTGTCGCCGGCACGACCAGAATCGGCACCGCCTCACCCCGGTCAATCAGCGGCTGAAATGCAGCCGGAATGGGTGCATGGGCATGAGTCAGGGTTGAGTAATCATATGGGTCATAGTTCTTCTGCCAGAACTGACCGCCACCTACATCATAATCCACCGCCATCCTTTCTGCCTGCCGGTTCACACCCTCAAGCAGACCCTGCCCGAAGATGATCATCACAAATCCCAGCGACAGCGCAAACGAGTTCAGTCCGGTGCGCAGACCGGCACTGCGCAGGTTCCGCCAGGCAAGTCCCAGCAGAGTCAGCATTGAAAATGCCTCATCTTACCCGGCTTCATCAGCTGCCACCCGGCCGTCGACCAGTCTGATCCGCCGGCGCAGATAACCGATCACCTTGTCATCATGGGTGGAAAAGATAAAGGTTGTGCCCAGCTCCTGATTCAGTTTCTGCATCGTCTCCAGAATATGATAGGAGTTCTCGGCATCCAGATTGGCGGTCGGCTCATCCGCCAGCACCAGCGCCGGCTCCTTGACCATCGCCCGGGCGATCGCCACCCGCTGGCACTCACCGCCGGAAAGCTGGCTAGGATAGGAGTCTGCCCGATCTGCCAGACCGACCCATTCCAGCGCCGCCATTACCCGCCTGCGCCGTTCCTGTGCCCCCATACCCAGCAGCAGCAGGGGAAATTCCACATTCTCATAGGCGGTATAGACCGGCAGCAGGTTGAAGGTCTGGAACACAAAACCGATATGACGACTGCGCAGCCGGGCAGCGGCAGCCGGTGAAAGCCGTTCCACGGTTTCACCCAGCACCCGCACTGAACCGGCGCTGGGCACATCCAGCGTGCCGATGATATTCAGCAGGGTCGTCTTGCCCGAACCCGAAGGTCCGATCACACCGCTGAATTCGCCCTGGCAAAACCGCAGACTGACCCCTTTCAGCGCCACCAGCTCCTGCCGGCCCATCGGATAGCGCTTCACCAGCTCCACGGTCTCGACAATCAGATTGTCATCCGGCATATTCAGTATTAAACTTTTCTCAGTTTACGGCTGGGCAGCAGAATAACGGTTGATGCCCCGGATCATCAGCTTCATCCGGGAAATCCGGTCGGCGGGCGCCGGTGCCACAAACTTGAACCACTGCTCCTGATTGGACTCAAGCATCACCTGATGCCAGCCCCAGGAATCGTCAAGCTGTACCCCCTTTTCGTCATAAAACAGCATCTTCACCTTGCCACCGATCGGCATGTGCCAGCCGTTCTTCAAAAGCACGCTCACCACCAGCGCATCGTCCGACTCCTCCTCCCGGACATCCAGCACCCGGATATCACTTGCCAGCACCGGATTGTTGATCACCCAGCGCCGGGAGTCGGTTTCGCGGTTGATCCAGAGCGAGTTGATGGTCTGGGCACACAGGCATAACAGCAGAACAGCAGCGCCCAGAACCAGTGTCTGATTGATCCGTCTCATTTTAACCTCCTTTTAATAACCATAAAACTCCTCCGCCAGACCGGCAATGATGAACCAGGTCCGGTATCGGCCCTCATGCCGGTCGCAGAAGCCTGCCCGTCCGCCCGTTGCCAGCGGATAGTCGCAATAACCGGTCAGCGTGCCCGACCGGTCGTAAAACCGGAGCCGGACCCGGCAGGTATTTACCGGAATTTTGAGCCGGGCAAAGGAAAAGTTCAATGGGGCATAACCCCAGGCACGGGTGTCCCGGTTCTCCTCCTCCTTGCCGAGCGTAATATCGGCAATGTCGTCTGCCAGCTCCTCGCCGTAACCGGGCAACGCCTTCTCCAGCAGTAATGCACCCAGAACCCGCAGCGCCAGCCGTGCCGCCTTTGCCCCGGCCTCCTGTGCCGCCTTGCGGGTTGCCTCCGCCCCGCTCAGCCGGACCGGAAAGCTGTCCATCAGCTCCGGTATGGTGGCGATCACCCCGAGCGAATCCAGCCAGACCTCGGTTCTGCCGATTGAGCCGGCGGTCTGATGATCAATCTGAACGATCAGTTCCATCTGCCCGCTGTCCGGGACCTCATGGTCGGCAATCCCGGCAAGCAGCTCCTGCGCCAGATTGAAAATTACCGTGCCGGTGTCGGCTATCTGTGCCAGCCCCTGATATTCAATCCGGGCATCATCCGGCTTGCCCAGCTTCTCATAAATCAGACCGAGATAGAAGTTCACAATCGGCAGTTTTGAGGCATCCTGATCATACTGACGCAGCTTCCTGAACTCGACCAGCGCCTCCTGCGGGTTGTTCTGGAGGAGATAGCACAGCCCGAGATAGAAATGAACCAGCTCCCGTTCCCGCTTCCGCAGTTTATACACCGTCCGGGAGTCCACCACCAGCCAGTCATAGAGCTTCGCCGCCTCAGGCCGGTCGCCCGCATCCACCTTGTAGGCGGCAAAAAATGCCTTGCGCGCCTGCTCCAGGTTCAGGTCATAAAAACTGGCAATCCCGTAGCTCAGCAGGGAAAGGATGTAGGACCGGTCCTGCGCCCGGAACTTCTCCTCCACGGTCTTCCGGTATCGCTCCACTGCGGGCGCATAGACGAGATTGGTGAAATAACGGGCAGGTGCTTCAGGCTTGACGGTTGCCGGCGGTCCGCAGACCATAAGCCCGCAGACCGGAACCAGCAGCCAGAACCGGAACCGGTGCATCTGACT
This window of the candidate division WOR-3 bacterium genome carries:
- a CDS encoding FtsX-like permease family protein, coding for MSWFVIKGILRDRSRSLFPLVVVTVGVALAVFLDAYLRGAQDSIFAATARLATGHLRVVTRAQAELGNRHSLRFTLKDIDSLVFSLSQRYPEISWHPRLRFSGVIRSNKTGLPGIPFTGLGMDLTPEGPERKRLRLDLGLVAGGLPEEGGAGLGFRLAQQLGVVPGDTVVIVTTRADGELTELRLAVAGIIRFGVSALDRQLLVADIGEVQALLGAGHQATELLGFFRHGFYDDHRAVALARSFNLLPAGSEERSAPVMQALRDAAGFGSLIELISAATGLVVFIFVLAMAVVLLNAGLLNSLRRYQEIGIRLALGETKLHLYGSLLSEAFFIGSAGSLLGTLLGLGASWYLQTHGLDISGMMRNASVVMEDVLRARIAGRTFFIGFLPGLTATFAGSALAGLGIFRRSPARLTRELAE
- a CDS encoding FtsX-like permease family protein; this translates as MLTLLGLAWRNLRSAGLRTGLNSFALSLGFVMIIFGQGLLEGVNRQAERMAVDYDVGGGQFWQKNYDPYDYSTLTHAHAPIPAAFQPLIDRGEAVPILVVPATVRYPGGVMPVLLKGIVPWQQVVKIPSAGLDSGNGTMPVVTGMRMAQMLGVSAGDTVQIQLLDAAGQTVEVRGRVVAVMSTPVATVDEGQLWLPLDRLAELAGLEGQATLVTVRQGYPQHKLPAVSGWVFQSPAVLLSDLRQMIGTKTVGQSVFFVVLFLLALLAIFDTQVFAIFRRRREIGTLVALGMTRGQVVALFTLEGALYGVFAALFGAVYGLPLFVYLNRHGISFPGGSSWGFALEERMYPVYSSGLIIGTTLLVLISAAFVAWLPARRIARLKPTDALRGRWG
- a CDS encoding ABC transporter ATP-binding protein encodes the protein MPDDNLIVETVELVKRYPMGRQELVALKGVSLRFCQGEFSGVIGPSGSGKTTLLNIIGTLDVPSAGSVRVLGETVERLSPAAAARLRSRHIGFVFQTFNLLPVYTAYENVEFPLLLLGMGAQERRRRVMAALEWVGLADRADSYPSQLSGGECQRVAIARAMVKEPALVLADEPTANLDAENSYHILETMQKLNQELGTTFIFSTHDDKVIGYLRRRIRLVDGRVAADEAG
- a CDS encoding DUF1425 domain-containing protein, which encodes MRRINQTLVLGAAVLLLCLCAQTINSLWINRETDSRRWVINNPVLASDIRVLDVREEESDDALVVSVLLKNGWHMPIGGKVKMLFYDEKGVQLDDSWGWHQVMLESNQEQWFKFVAPAPADRISRMKLMIRGINRYSAAQP
- a CDS encoding tetratricopeptide repeat protein; amino-acid sequence: MHRFRFWLLVPVCGLMVCGPPATVKPEAPARYFTNLVYAPAVERYRKTVEEKFRAQDRSYILSLLSYGIASFYDLNLEQARKAFFAAYKVDAGDRPEAAKLYDWLVVDSRTVYKLRKRERELVHFYLGLCYLLQNNPQEALVEFRKLRQYDQDASKLPIVNFYLGLIYEKLGKPDDARIEYQGLAQIADTGTVIFNLAQELLAGIADHEVPDSGQMELIVQIDHQTAGSIGRTEVWLDSLGVIATIPELMDSFPVRLSGAEATRKAAQEAGAKAARLALRVLGALLLEKALPGYGEELADDIADITLGKEEENRDTRAWGYAPLNFSFARLKIPVNTCRVRLRFYDRSGTLTGYCDYPLATGGRAGFCDRHEGRYRTWFIIAGLAEEFYGY